A window from Desulfotignum phosphitoxidans DSM 13687 encodes these proteins:
- a CDS encoding ABC transporter substrate-binding protein → MKKILLLSTMLMAIFIFTTNAVAVDTLEKISNSGTFIVGARDGAIPFGFHNDQNEHVGFSLDLAKEFHKALEEKIGKTLELKTIVVNPKTRIPLVANGNVHIVTGSATHTIPREDTVDFSLTFFLTGSQLLVKKDKGYASVKDLSGKKIGAAQGSTNEKTIRELNKSGYFNPEAKLVIYQEHTQGMLALNNGIIEAYCGDGSHLAGMKSKAKNSDDYIIIGEMLSYDPYAFILPENDSNFRDFINEQLIRMFVDGRYMTYYDKWFGANGVVPFPMTDDFRTLIKLQSWPL, encoded by the coding sequence ATGAAGAAAATTTTATTACTCAGTACGATGCTAATGGCAATTTTTATTTTTACAACAAATGCTGTTGCCGTGGACACGCTCGAAAAGATTTCAAACAGCGGTACATTTATTGTTGGAGCAAGAGATGGCGCTATTCCCTTTGGTTTCCACAATGACCAAAATGAACATGTCGGTTTTAGTCTTGATCTTGCAAAAGAGTTTCATAAAGCTTTGGAAGAAAAAATTGGTAAAACCCTTGAGCTTAAAACGATTGTTGTCAATCCAAAAACCAGAATACCTCTGGTTGCAAATGGGAATGTGCATATTGTCACAGGTTCTGCAACGCATACAATTCCCCGTGAAGACACGGTTGATTTTTCATTGACTTTTTTCCTTACTGGCAGCCAATTACTGGTGAAAAAAGACAAGGGGTATGCTTCTGTAAAAGATCTGTCCGGCAAAAAGATTGGTGCGGCTCAAGGTTCAACCAATGAGAAAACAATTCGTGAGCTTAATAAATCAGGATATTTTAATCCAGAAGCAAAATTGGTCATTTATCAAGAGCATACCCAGGGAATGCTGGCGCTCAATAATGGTATAATTGAAGCTTACTGCGGTGATGGAAGTCATTTGGCGGGCATGAAAAGCAAAGCAAAAAACTCCGATGATTATATCATCATTGGCGAAATGCTTTCTTATGATCCTTATGCTTTTATCCTTCCGGAAAACGATTCCAATTTCAGGGATTTTATTAATGAACAACTTATCAGGATGTTTGTTGATGGAAGATATATGACCTATTATGATAAATGGTTCGGCGCCAATGGCGTAGTGCCTTTCCCAATGACTGATGATTTTAGAACATTAATCAAACTGCAATCCTGGCCCTTGTAA
- the cuyB gene encoding cysteate racemase, protein MTQKNEKVAGIIGGMGPEATVDLMQRIIRLTPAMDDKDHIRCIVDNNPKVPSRIKAIIEGNGEDPGPVMADMGRRLEAWGADFLVIPCNTAHFYYDAVQEAVKIPVINMIDLVVNQVKADFARETHIGMLASPAVAITKLYTRRFDTLGMTEVWPDKEHQDRLFNIIRQVKAGGISLDLHRQYAQVCDHLKDQGVGVAIVACTELSALGGNDLPLDTIDASQVLAEAIVRMVKHP, encoded by the coding sequence ATGACACAAAAAAACGAAAAAGTGGCAGGCATCATCGGCGGCATGGGACCCGAGGCCACGGTGGACCTGATGCAGCGGATCATCCGCCTGACACCAGCCATGGATGACAAAGACCATATCCGGTGCATCGTGGACAACAATCCCAAGGTACCCTCCCGCATCAAAGCCATCATCGAAGGGAACGGTGAAGATCCCGGCCCGGTCATGGCGGACATGGGCCGGCGCCTGGAGGCATGGGGCGCGGATTTTCTGGTGATCCCCTGCAACACGGCCCATTTTTATTATGATGCCGTGCAGGAGGCAGTGAAAATTCCGGTAATCAACATGATTGATCTGGTGGTGAATCAGGTGAAGGCCGATTTCGCCAGGGAAACACACATCGGAATGCTGGCATCGCCGGCCGTGGCCATCACAAAACTGTATACCCGCCGGTTTGACACCCTGGGAATGACAGAAGTGTGGCCGGACAAGGAACACCAGGACCGGCTGTTCAATATCATCCGGCAGGTGAAAGCCGGAGGCATATCTTTGGATCTTCACCGCCAGTATGCTCAGGTCTGTGACCATTTAAAAGACCAGGGGGTTGGAGTGGCCATTGTGGCATGCACGGAACTAAGCGCCCTGGGCGGAAACGATCTGCCCCTTGACACCATTGACGCGTCCCAGGTCCTGGCCGAAGCGATCGTCCGGATGGTCAAACATCCATAA
- a CDS encoding amino acid ABC transporter permease: MSFEWQVITNNFSFLMGGLVTTFQLAVIAISGGLALGILVGMARLSSIKPIYYPATLFVNLMRTQPLILVIFWFYFLIPIVLGKPIDAFTSAAIAFIIFEASYFAEIIRAGIQSISKGQVEAAYSTGFTYWQAMRYFIIPQALKNMLPSLITQGVVVFQDTSLAYVIGLREFLRSANVVDAREMRSVELYLFVGLVYFMICFSMSRICKRMELKKGAA; encoded by the coding sequence ATGAGTTTTGAATGGCAGGTTATCACCAACAATTTTTCCTTTTTAATGGGAGGCCTTGTAACCACCTTCCAGTTAGCAGTCATTGCTATCTCAGGAGGACTGGCACTTGGAATATTGGTGGGAATGGCGCGCTTGAGTTCTATCAAGCCCATATACTATCCAGCCACATTGTTTGTTAATCTTATGCGAACCCAACCCCTTATCCTTGTCATATTCTGGTTTTATTTTTTGATACCAATTGTTTTGGGAAAACCCATTGACGCCTTCACATCAGCTGCTATCGCTTTTATTATTTTTGAAGCATCTTATTTTGCTGAAATCATAAGAGCAGGCATTCAATCGATATCAAAAGGTCAGGTGGAAGCGGCATATTCTACTGGATTTACATATTGGCAGGCCATGAGGTATTTCATTATTCCACAGGCGTTAAAAAACATGCTGCCCTCTCTTATCACGCAAGGGGTCGTCGTATTCCAGGACACTTCTCTGGCCTATGTCATAGGATTGCGGGAATTTTTGAGATCTGCGAATGTGGTGGACGCCAGAGAGATGAGAAGTGTTGAACTATATTTGTTCGTAGGCTTAGTCTATTTCATGATTTGCTTTAGTATGAGCCGGATTTGTAAAAGAATGGAACTTAAGAAAGGGGCTGCATAA
- a CDS encoding GntR family transcriptional regulator: MNDFKKETYSEKVANYIKVRILNGNLSPGDPIKETDIASQLSISRAPVREAMLILLREGLIEIHPQRGKKVTSLSAKQIKNSYFTGGVLEAAAVAQAIERYTDKDIAQLDGIISKMKQVADKNGSVSDQAPLDKAFHDLLFSRIDNELIVELCRRTCQGISKFLLYRQWVKLFPAIKVYERHKEIVDALKTKDPQVIEVVIRNHYVESGERMSVFGADMSKDEN; the protein is encoded by the coding sequence ATGAATGATTTTAAAAAAGAGACATATAGCGAAAAAGTCGCAAATTATATAAAAGTTCGCATTTTAAATGGCAATCTCAGTCCAGGTGACCCCATTAAAGAGACAGATATTGCTTCACAACTCTCCATCAGTCGGGCTCCTGTAAGAGAAGCGATGCTGATATTACTACGAGAAGGGCTTATAGAAATACACCCTCAAAGAGGAAAAAAGGTTACATCTCTTTCAGCAAAACAGATCAAAAACAGTTATTTTACTGGAGGGGTGCTTGAAGCCGCCGCAGTAGCGCAAGCCATCGAACGTTATACGGATAAAGATATTGCTCAATTGGACGGAATCATTTCAAAAATGAAACAAGTTGCAGACAAAAATGGGTCTGTATCAGATCAAGCGCCATTGGATAAAGCGTTCCATGATCTCCTGTTTTCCCGCATTGACAATGAATTAATCGTAGAACTTTGCCGTCGAACGTGCCAGGGGATATCAAAATTTCTCCTATACAGACAGTGGGTTAAATTGTTTCCTGCAATAAAAGTTTACGAACGACATAAAGAAATTGTTGACGCATTGAAAACAAAAGATCCCCAGGTTATTGAGGTTGTGATTAGAAATCATTATGTGGAATCGGGTGAAAGAATGTCTGTTTTCGGCGCAGATATGTCTAAGGATGAGAATTAA
- a CDS encoding amino acid ABC transporter permease — MLNYDFKWSILWEEPYGGWILEGVATTLKLGALCCLFSFILGVIIGTLRITNYKPLRVFAEAYTELFRDIPLLVQLFFWYFAVPSLMPETMRVWVYQEIPNFEFWVVVVGLSLYSSSRMAEQIRAGINSISPDQFNAALSTGFSHYQAYRYVIIPLAVRLVIPPLTTETLTVFKNTALAMTVGVLETTFMSQQVEAYTFHGLEATTAACVIYMIITLIVVGTMNWIEKMLAVPGLIIRKGANS; from the coding sequence ATGTTAAACTATGACTTTAAATGGTCTATTTTATGGGAAGAACCCTACGGTGGCTGGATACTGGAAGGCGTGGCAACGACCCTTAAATTAGGGGCTCTGTGTTGTCTCTTTTCTTTTATACTTGGGGTTATAATTGGCACTTTACGGATTACCAATTATAAACCTCTGAGAGTTTTTGCAGAAGCCTACACGGAACTTTTCCGGGATATTCCTTTACTGGTACAACTTTTTTTCTGGTATTTTGCCGTACCATCTCTTATGCCTGAAACCATGAGAGTATGGGTCTATCAAGAAATTCCAAATTTTGAATTTTGGGTGGTTGTTGTTGGCCTTTCTTTATATTCATCTTCCAGAATGGCTGAACAAATCCGGGCGGGAATAAACTCAATTTCTCCGGATCAGTTTAACGCCGCCCTGAGTACCGGATTCAGCCATTATCAGGCCTATCGGTATGTAATTATCCCCCTTGCCGTGAGGCTTGTTATTCCACCTCTGACCACTGAAACATTAACGGTCTTTAAAAATACGGCCCTTGCTATGACAGTAGGCGTGCTGGAAACAACATTCATGAGTCAACAGGTTGAGGCATATACGTTCCACGGGCTTGAAGCAACAACGGCTGCCTGTGTCATTTATATGATCATAACACTGATCGTGGTTGGAACCATGAATTGGATTGAGAAAATGTTGGCGGTCCCAGGCCTTATCATCAGAAAAGGAGCCAACTCATGA
- a CDS encoding RidA family protein translates to MNRQIIATDNAPKAIGPYSQAVAANGFLFTSGQLPIDPATGQLVTGTIEEQAHQVFKNLSAIAKSAGAGLADAVKTTVFLSDINNFKAVNAVYDQYFTEPFPARSAFQVGALPLNAAIEVEAVFQLPS, encoded by the coding sequence ATGAACAGACAGATTATTGCAACAGACAACGCCCCAAAAGCCATCGGCCCATATTCCCAGGCCGTGGCCGCCAACGGATTTTTGTTTACTTCCGGCCAGCTTCCCATTGATCCGGCAACGGGTCAGCTGGTGACAGGGACCATTGAGGAACAGGCCCATCAGGTTTTCAAGAACCTGTCCGCCATTGCCAAAAGCGCCGGCGCCGGGCTGGCAGATGCCGTGAAAACGACTGTTTTTCTGTCGGATATCAACAATTTCAAGGCGGTCAACGCCGTGTATGACCAGTATTTCACAGAACCGTTTCCTGCCCGCAGTGCGTTCCAGGTCGGGGCTTTGCCCCTGAACGCCGCCATTGAGGTGGAAGCGGTTTTTCAATTGCCGTCATAA
- the cuyA gene encoding D-cysteate sulfo-lyase, with amino-acid sequence MNFTRFPRRKYIQTPTAIEPMPALSQALGGKVNLFVKRDDQLPGAAGGNKTRKLEFCIADAMEKKADTIITCGAVQSNHCRLTLAWAVKEGLDCHLILEERVKGSYKTDASGNNFLFQLLGVKSIEVVPGGSDMMGAMEKKAAGLSEEGKTPYIIPGGASNAIGALGYAACAAETMTQLNDLHLNIDHIVVPSGSAGTHAGMVVGMTAMETGIPVSGMNVSREKMVQEEIVYKLAKETAAKLGVKKEIPRDSVVCFDQYVGPGYSIPTDSMVEAVKLFAQTEAILLDPVYSGKTAAGLVDRVRKGHFAPGTNVLFLHTGGSPALYAYMDSFRK; translated from the coding sequence ATGAATTTTACACGATTTCCCAGACGGAAATATATTCAGACCCCCACTGCCATTGAACCCATGCCTGCATTGAGCCAGGCGTTGGGCGGAAAAGTCAACCTGTTTGTCAAACGCGACGACCAGCTGCCCGGTGCTGCCGGGGGCAACAAAACCCGGAAACTGGAATTCTGCATTGCCGATGCCATGGAAAAAAAAGCAGACACCATCATCACCTGCGGTGCCGTGCAGTCCAACCATTGCCGGCTGACCCTGGCATGGGCCGTCAAAGAAGGGCTTGACTGCCATCTGATTCTGGAAGAACGGGTAAAGGGCAGTTACAAGACAGATGCCAGCGGCAACAATTTTCTGTTTCAGCTGCTGGGAGTCAAGAGCATCGAGGTGGTGCCCGGCGGGAGCGACATGATGGGGGCCATGGAAAAAAAGGCAGCCGGGTTGTCTGAAGAAGGCAAAACGCCTTATATCATTCCCGGCGGGGCCTCCAATGCCATCGGGGCCTTAGGATATGCCGCCTGTGCCGCAGAAACCATGACCCAGCTCAATGACCTGCACTTAAACATTGATCACATTGTGGTGCCGTCGGGTTCCGCCGGGACCCACGCCGGCATGGTGGTGGGCATGACGGCCATGGAAACCGGCATCCCCGTGAGCGGTATGAATGTGTCCAGAGAAAAGATGGTCCAGGAAGAGATCGTTTACAAACTGGCAAAAGAGACCGCAGCCAAGCTGGGGGTCAAAAAGGAAATCCCCAGAGACAGTGTGGTGTGTTTTGACCAGTATGTGGGACCGGGATATTCCATTCCCACGGACAGTATGGTGGAGGCCGTGAAACTGTTTGCGCAGACCGAAGCGATTCTGCTGGATCCGGTGTACTCGGGCAAGACTGCGGCCGGCCTTGTTGATCGGGTGAGAAAAGGCCATTTCGCTCCGGGCACCAATGTGCTGTTTCTGCACACGGGCGGATCACCGGCCCTGTATGCGTACATGGATTCCTTCAGAAAATGA
- a CDS encoding amino acid ABC transporter ATP-binding protein has product MIEIINVSKWFGDLKVLDNVNETINKGQVVVICGPSGSGKSTLLKSLNGLEPFQEGDIRVDGISLIDPKINFIKLRQKMGMVFQRFELYPHLKVIENITIAPIKVLNQSKAQANKKALELLERVGIPEQANKYPGNLSGGQQQRVAIARALAMEPDIMLFDEPTSALDPEMIKEVLDVMVDLAKSGMTMVVVTHEMGFAKEVADEIIFMDEGRIIERGTDKTFFENPESDRAKDFLSKILI; this is encoded by the coding sequence ATGATTGAAATAATTAATGTTAGCAAGTGGTTTGGAGACCTCAAAGTCCTTGACAATGTAAACGAGACGATCAATAAGGGGCAGGTTGTCGTTATTTGCGGCCCTTCAGGTTCTGGTAAAAGCACGCTGTTGAAATCGCTCAACGGATTGGAGCCTTTTCAAGAAGGCGATATCCGGGTGGATGGAATTTCGCTTATAGATCCCAAAATAAATTTTATAAAACTCAGACAAAAGATGGGAATGGTATTTCAACGATTTGAACTTTATCCACATCTGAAAGTAATAGAGAATATAACAATTGCACCCATCAAAGTGCTGAATCAATCTAAAGCCCAGGCAAACAAAAAAGCGTTGGAACTTCTTGAAAGAGTCGGAATCCCGGAACAGGCGAATAAATACCCTGGCAATCTTTCTGGAGGTCAGCAGCAGCGCGTTGCAATTGCCAGAGCACTTGCCATGGAACCGGATATCATGCTTTTTGATGAACCCACCTCTGCGCTGGATCCAGAGATGATAAAAGAGGTTTTAGACGTAATGGTGGACCTGGCAAAGTCAGGTATGACAATGGTCGTTGTGACTCATGAAATGGGATTTGCAAAGGAGGTGGCTGATGAAATCATTTTTATGGATGAAGGACGAATAATTGAAAGAGGAACGGACAAGACCTTTTTTGAAAATCCTGAAAGTGATCGAGCAAAAGATTTTTTGAGTAAAATTTTAATTTAG
- the hisD gene encoding histidinol dehydrogenase has protein sequence MQHLKKAVKTAESHSETIRPAVEKMLADIRADREKAVEALALKFDNWTDPFILSEEKKQQLIDTVPDSVKEDIRFAHQQVSAFAKAQRDSIKEFETQIYPGVRLGQRIIPMDVAGCYIPGGRFAHACSAVMSVATAKAAGVKTVIAASPPRGKSIDPAVAYAMDISGADIILEMGGVQAIASMAFGLFTGKRANILAGPGNAYVAEAKALLAGSGVCAIDVFAGPTESAVIADNTADPMTIAVDLVSQAEHGYDSPVWLFTDSRQLGEQVLKIMPHVIDDLPDPEVAAASWRNYGEIVLCDDWQEMAAVSDQYAPEHVQVMTKDNQWWCDRLTAYGSLFIGDYCTVAQGDKCSGTNHILPTRKAGYYSGGLNVHKFLKICTFQEIEKQACLEISSRASRLSRVEGMEGHARACDWRLKKFFPDQEWDFNVYSQKHYS, from the coding sequence ATGCAGCATTTAAAAAAAGCGGTGAAAACCGCTGAATCCCACAGTGAAACCATCCGGCCGGCCGTTGAAAAGATGCTGGCCGATATCCGGGCGGACCGGGAAAAAGCCGTGGAAGCTCTGGCACTGAAGTTTGACAACTGGACCGACCCGTTCATTCTCAGTGAAGAGAAAAAACAGCAGTTGATTGACACGGTTCCGGACTCTGTCAAAGAAGATATCCGGTTTGCCCACCAGCAGGTGTCGGCGTTTGCCAAAGCCCAGCGGGACAGCATCAAAGAATTTGAAACCCAGATTTATCCCGGAGTCCGTCTGGGACAGCGCATTATTCCCATGGATGTGGCCGGGTGTTATATCCCCGGGGGCCGTTTCGCCCATGCCTGTTCCGCTGTCATGAGTGTGGCCACGGCCAAGGCGGCCGGTGTGAAAACCGTGATTGCCGCCTCCCCTCCCCGGGGAAAGAGCATTGATCCGGCCGTGGCCTATGCCATGGACATATCCGGAGCCGATATCATTCTGGAGATGGGCGGGGTCCAGGCCATTGCCTCCATGGCCTTCGGACTGTTTACGGGAAAACGGGCCAATATTCTGGCCGGTCCCGGCAATGCCTATGTGGCGGAAGCCAAGGCCCTGCTGGCCGGATCCGGTGTATGCGCCATCGATGTATTTGCCGGACCCACGGAATCCGCCGTGATTGCCGATAACACGGCCGATCCCATGACCATTGCCGTGGACCTGGTGTCCCAGGCCGAGCATGGGTATGACTCTCCGGTGTGGCTGTTCACTGACTCCAGACAGCTGGGGGAACAGGTATTGAAGATAATGCCCCATGTAATCGATGATCTGCCGGATCCGGAAGTGGCTGCCGCATCCTGGCGGAATTATGGGGAAATTGTCCTGTGTGACGACTGGCAGGAGATGGCTGCAGTCAGCGACCAATATGCCCCCGAACATGTCCAGGTGATGACCAAAGACAACCAGTGGTGGTGCGATCGCCTCACGGCCTATGGCTCTCTGTTTATCGGGGATTACTGTACCGTGGCCCAGGGAGACAAATGTTCGGGCACCAACCACATACTGCCCACCCGCAAAGCCGGGTATTATTCCGGCGGCCTGAACGTGCACAAATTTCTCAAAATCTGCACATTTCAGGAAATTGAAAAACAGGCCTGTCTGGAAATCAGCTCCCGGGCCTCCCGGTTGTCCCGGGTGGAGGGCATGGAAGGTCATGCCCGGGCCTGTGACTGGCGGCTGAAAAAATTCTTCCCGGATCAGGAATGGGATTTCAATGTCTATTCCCAGAAACATTACTCATAA
- the cuyA gene encoding D-cysteate sulfo-lyase: protein MNFTKFPRRNYLQGPTPIEPMPALSKVLGKDVNLYIKRDDLLPGAGGGNKTRKLEFCMADALEKKANAIITCGAVQSNHARLTASWSAKEGLDCHLVLEERVKGSYKTDASGNNFLFELLGVKSITVVAGGSDMMAEMGKKADELTAAGQKPYIIPGGASNTIGATGYAACAEEMMTQLNDMRLKINHIVVPSGSAGTHAGMVVGMTGVNGNIPISGVNVSRAKNVQEDIVYKLAVDTAERLDIKGGVKREDIVCFDQYVGPGYSIPTDAMVEAVKLFAKNEAILLDPVYSGKTAAGLIDIVRKGHFSKGSNVLFLHTGGSPALYAYMDTFRQ, encoded by the coding sequence ATGAATTTTACAAAATTCCCCAGGAGAAACTATTTACAGGGGCCAACGCCCATTGAGCCTATGCCGGCATTAAGTAAAGTGCTTGGCAAAGATGTCAATCTGTATATCAAACGCGATGATCTGTTGCCCGGGGCCGGTGGCGGCAATAAAACCAGAAAACTTGAATTCTGCATGGCAGATGCTCTTGAGAAGAAAGCAAATGCCATCATTACCTGTGGTGCCGTCCAGTCAAACCATGCAAGACTGACAGCCTCCTGGTCTGCCAAAGAAGGTCTTGATTGTCATTTGGTCCTTGAAGAGCGGGTTAAAGGCTCTTATAAGACAGATGCCAGCGGAAACAATTTTTTGTTTGAACTGCTTGGTGTTAAAAGTATTACGGTGGTTGCAGGTGGTTCAGATATGATGGCGGAAATGGGTAAAAAAGCGGATGAGCTTACCGCTGCTGGTCAAAAACCCTATATCATTCCAGGTGGCGCCTCTAATACAATCGGTGCTACAGGATATGCAGCCTGCGCTGAAGAAATGATGACCCAGCTCAATGACATGCGGCTTAAAATAAATCACATTGTGGTGCCCTCTGGGTCTGCTGGCACCCATGCAGGTATGGTGGTCGGCATGACAGGTGTGAACGGTAATATTCCTATTAGTGGCGTGAACGTATCAAGAGCCAAAAATGTTCAGGAAGATATTGTTTATAAACTGGCAGTGGATACAGCGGAAAGGCTTGATATAAAAGGTGGAGTTAAGCGTGAAGATATTGTGTGTTTTGATCAGTATGTCGGTCCTGGCTATTCTATACCGACAGATGCGATGGTTGAAGCAGTGAAGCTCTTTGCTAAAAATGAGGCCATTCTTCTTGATCCGGTTTATTCAGGTAAAACAGCGGCAGGACTCATTGATATTGTGCGTAAAGGTCATTTTTCAAAAGGATCTAATGTGTTATTCCTTCATACAGGCGGATCCCCTGCCTTGTATGCTTATATGGATACGTTCAGGCAGTAA
- a CDS encoding DegT/DnrJ/EryC1/StrS family aminotransferase gives MPVQTDQPMMFSKSFTRQEPISQPAIDSAVRVLQSGRLHRYNVVKDEVSETALLEKEFAAYMGSQYCLACASCGSAMYLALKSAGVRPGDRILCNAYTLAPVPGAIHNTGAKIILVEITDDYTIDFDDLAAKAAEKDVKWFMMSHMRGHIADMDRIMEICRQQGITLIEDCAHTMGARWNGKLSGSFGTAACFSTQTYKHMNSGEGGLLVTDDPDLMARAIIYSGSYMNYDRHLSRPDDAVFESIRELVPNYSCRMDDLRAAILRPQLKILDDQCQRWNRRYQFLESRLNQIPGLFCPKRDPKEQYVGSSIQFNLNTEDPTVILRFLDTCLLRGVELKWFGNKRPVGFTSAYSSWKYFDNLPELPNTDRILAGMCDMRIPLTFDLADCESIAQIIADVAASVLPREPE, from the coding sequence ATGCCTGTACAAACCGATCAACCCATGATGTTTTCAAAAAGCTTTACCCGGCAGGAACCCATTTCCCAGCCGGCCATTGACAGTGCCGTCCGTGTATTGCAGTCGGGACGGCTTCACCGGTACAATGTGGTCAAAGATGAGGTTTCTGAAACCGCGCTGCTGGAAAAAGAGTTTGCCGCATATATGGGCAGCCAATACTGTCTTGCCTGCGCCTCCTGCGGCAGTGCCATGTATCTGGCGTTGAAAAGCGCCGGGGTCAGACCCGGGGACCGCATTCTGTGCAATGCCTATACCCTGGCACCCGTGCCGGGCGCCATCCATAACACGGGGGCTAAAATCATTCTGGTGGAGATCACGGATGACTATACCATCGATTTTGACGACCTGGCGGCCAAGGCGGCGGAAAAGGATGTCAAATGGTTCATGATGTCTCATATGCGGGGCCACATTGCCGACATGGACCGGATCATGGAGATATGCCGGCAGCAAGGGATCACGTTGATCGAAGACTGCGCCCACACCATGGGGGCCCGGTGGAACGGAAAACTGTCCGGTTCTTTTGGCACGGCCGCCTGCTTCAGCACCCAGACCTACAAGCACATGAACTCCGGCGAAGGGGGTCTGCTGGTCACGGATGATCCGGACCTGATGGCCAGAGCCATCATCTATTCCGGGTCTTACATGAATTATGACCGACACCTGTCCCGGCCGGATGATGCCGTGTTTGAATCAATCCGGGAACTGGTGCCCAATTATTCCTGCCGCATGGACGACCTGCGGGCCGCGATTCTAAGACCCCAGCTCAAGATCCTGGATGACCAGTGCCAAAGGTGGAACCGGCGGTATCAGTTCCTGGAATCCCGGCTGAATCAGATCCCGGGCCTTTTCTGTCCAAAGCGGGACCCAAAGGAGCAGTATGTGGGCAGCTCCATCCAGTTTAACCTTAACACGGAGGATCCCACCGTGATCCTCCGGTTTCTGGATACCTGCCTTTTGCGGGGCGTGGAACTCAAATGGTTCGGCAACAAACGGCCGGTGGGATTCACCAGCGCCTACAGCAGCTGGAAATATTTTGACAATCTGCCCGAATTGCCTAATACTGACCGCATATTGGCCGGCATGTGCGACATGAGAATTCCCCTGACCTTTGATCTGGCGGACTGTGAATCAATTGCCCAGATCATTGCAGATGTGGCGGCCAGTGTGCTGCCCCGTGAACCTGAATAA